One genomic segment of Ipomoea triloba cultivar NCNSP0323 chromosome 9, ASM357664v1 includes these proteins:
- the LOC116030208 gene encoding zinc finger CCCH domain-containing protein 44 encodes MYTKKRTRYEAAPNVNGDFKKAKQELDTISSGIGSKSKPCTKFFSTAGCPFGESCHFLHHVPGGYNAVAQIMNLAPAPNSRNMPAPPISNGNSGATVKTKLCNKYNSAEGCKFGDKCHFAHGEWEIGKPIIPGHEDPRAMGPGPLPGRFGGRMEQQPVSGPAASFGSSATAKISVDASLAGAIIGKSGVNSKQICRQTGVKLSIRDHETDKTLKNIELEGTFEQISQASAMVRELISSLGSVGGPGRAAPAAHGGPASHSSNYKTKLCDNFTKGSCTFGERCHFAHGAAEMRKSGV; translated from the exons ATGTACACCAAAAAGAGGACCAGATACGAAGCTGCTCCCAACGTCAATGGAGATTTTAAAAAGGCCAAGCAAG AATTGGACACAATTTCAAGTGGTATAGGAAGCAAATCGAAGCCATGCACGAAGTTTTTCAG TACTGCGGGATGTCCTTTTGGTGAGAGCTGCCATTTTCTTCACCATGTTCCAGGTGGCTATAATGCTGTTGCCCAGATAATGAATTTGGCCCCAGCTCCGAACTCAAGAAACATGCCAGCACCACCCATTTCAAATGGTAATTCTGGTGCTACTGTCAAAACCAAACTATGCAACAAATATAACTCAGCTGAAGGATGTAAATTCGGTGATAAGTGCCACTTTGCTCATGGGGAATGGGAAATTGGGAAGCCCATTATACCAGGTCATGAGGATCCTCGCGCCATGGGGCCTGGACCTCTTCCTGGGCGTTTTGGTGGCCGGATGGAGCAGCAGCCTGTGTCAGGACCTGCTGCCAGCTTTGGTTCCTCTGCTACTGCAAAAATTAGCGTGGATGCATCCCTCGCCGGAGCTATCATTGGGAAGAGCGGAGTGAACTCCAAGCAGATATGCCGGCAAACAGGTGTAAAATTGTCAATTAGAGATCACGAAACAGATAAAACCCTGAAGAACATTGAGCTGGAGGGTACATTTGAGCAAATCTCTCAAGCTAGTGCAATGGTAAGAGAGCTGATTAGCAGCCTTGGTTCAGTAGGTGGGCCGGGAAGAGCAGCACCTGCAGCACACGGAGGTCCAGCCTCTCATTCAAGCAATTATAAGACAAAGCTTTGTGACAATTTCACTAAAGGATCATGCACTTTTGGAGAAAGGTGCCACTTCGCCCATGGGGCTGCTGAAATGCGCAAATCAGGTGTCTAG
- the LOC116029392 gene encoding delta(12)-fatty-acid desaturase FAD2-like — protein sequence MGAGGRTAVHPEGKKSKSDVVKRVPYAKPAFTVGEIKKAIPPHCFQRSVLRSFSYVVYDLIIASLLYYVATSYFHLLPHPLSYLAWPLYWICQGCVLTGVWVIAHECGHHAFSDYQWLDDTVGLILHSALLVPYFSWKYSHRRHHSNTGSLERDEVFVPKKKSGMKWYSKYLSNPPGRAFTLLVQLTLGWPLYLMFNVSGRPYPRFACHYDPYSPIYSDRERAQIFLSDAGIFAVTYGLYRLVAAKGLPWVLCVYGVPLLIVNGFLVLITFLQHTHPSLPHYDSSEWDWLRGALSTVDRDYGILNKVFHNITDTHVAHHLFSTMPHYHAMEATKAIKPILGEYYQFDGTPVFNAMFREVKECMYVEPDEGDKNKGVFWYKNKL from the coding sequence ATGGGTGCTGGAGGCAGGACGGCTGTACACCCAGAGGGCAAGAAGTCCAAATCTGATGTTGTTAAGCGTGTTCCATATGCCAAACCAGCTTTCACAGTTGGTGAGATTAAGAAAGCCATCCCACCCCATTGTTTTCAACGATCCGTTCTTCGCTCATTCTCCTATGTTGTTTATGACCTCATAATTGCTTCTCTCCTCTACTATGTTGCAACGAGCTATTTCCATCTCCTCCCACACCCTCTCTCTTACCTGGCCTGGCCACTTTACTGGATCTGCCAAGGCTGTGTACTCACAGGAGTTTGGGTCATTGCTCATGAATGTGGCCATCATGCATTCAGTGACTACCAATGGCTTGATGACACTGTTGGACTTATCCTACACTCTGCTCTCCTTGTCCCATACTTCTCTTGGAAATATAGTCATCGTCGTCACCATTCAAACACTGGTTCCCTTGAACGGGATGAGGTCTTTGTACCTAAGAAGAAATCTGGCATGAAATGGTATTCCAAATATCTTAGCAACCCCCCTGGCAGAGCATTCACGCTCCTTGTCCAGCTCACTCTAGGCTGGCCTCTATACCTGATGTTCAATGTTTCTGGGCGGCCATATCCCCGCTTTGCCTGTCACTACGACCCTTATAGCCCTATATATTCAGATCGTGAGCGTGCTCAGATCTTCCTATCTGATGCTGGTATCTTCGCTGTAACCTATGGGCTGTACCGTCTGGTGGCAGCTAAAGGGCTGCCTTGGGTTCTTTGTGTTTATGGTGTCCCGTTACTTATTGTAAACGGGTTCCTCGTACTGATCACGTTTCTGCAGCACACTCACCCATCATTGCCTCACTATGATTCCTCGGAGTGGGATTGGTTAAGGGGCGCCCTCTCCACCGTGGACAGAGATTATGGAATTCTGAACAAGGTATTCCATAACATCACAGATACTCATGTGGCTCATCATCTGTTTTCAACCATGCCACACTATCATGCAATGGAGGCCACAAAGGCTATCAAACCAATATTGGGTGAGTACTATCAATTTGATGGCACACCAGTGTTCAATGCAATGTTCAGAGAAGTGAAGGAGTGTATGTATGTGGAGCCAGATGAAGGTGACAAGAACAAGGGTGTTTTCTGGTATAAAAATAAGCTTTGA
- the LOC116030859 gene encoding VQ motif-containing protein 25-like: MMMMKKHPSCSVPNTTPSSSLGLNKDSQTISKLKPPKIRIIHIFAPEIIKTDVENFREMVQRLTGKPPEKQSGKKRARKVAESIIPAKKMEVRAGLQPASLREKIEDEIWCGGNSGGGFLGGLPEFDGFMEELNCIPFPILPLDVPVYNPADNIAT; encoded by the coding sequence atgatgatgatgaagaaacaTCCCTCTTGTAGTGTTCCAAACACAACCCCTTCATCATCACTAGGTTTAAACAAAGATTCCCAAACAATATCCAAACTGAAGCCCCCCAAGATCCGGATAATTCACATTTTCGCCCCGGAGATCATCAAGACGGACGTGGAGAACTTCCGGGAGATGGTGCAAAGGCTCACCGGAAAGCCGCCGGAGAAGCAAAGCGGCAAGAAAAGAGCGAGGAAGGTCGCGGAGTCGATAATTCCGGCCAAGAAAATGGAGGTAAGAGCTGGGCTCCAACCCGCAAGTTTGAGAGAAAAGATTGAAGATGAGATTTGGTGCGGTGGGAACTCCGGCGGCGGTTTCTTGGGCGGTTTGCCGGAGTTTGACGGTTTCATGGAAGAGCTTAACTGTATTCCGTTCCCAATACTCCCTTTGGATGTTCCGGTCTACAATCCGGCCGACAACATCGCCACCTGA